The genomic DNA TTCAGCGCCGGAATCAGGAACTTCAGGAACTCGCCCGTGCTCGCGAACTGCGAGGGCGCGGCCAGCATGGGACCGAAACCGCCGGCACTCCGATACGCCCAGCCGAGCAACAGCAATCCCACGCCCAGGAGAATGGGGGCGCTCAGTCCCTGCAGGCGGCGAATGGACTCGATCCCGGCCAGGACGACGGCGAGGTTGATCAGCCAGAAGGCGAAGAAGCAGAATGCGACCCCGTGAGGGAAGTCCTTCCAGGCCGGCCATAAAGTGGCCAGCAACGTGTTGATCGCCTCGCCGCCGATCCAGGTCTGAATGCCGAACCACCCGCAGGCCACCAGGCCACGCAGCACCGCGGGAAGATTTGCTCCCAGGACTCCGAACGACGCCCGCGCCAGTACGGGGAAAGGAATCCCGTAACGCGTCCCGGGGTGAGAGTTCAGCAGCATGGGCGCCAGGACGATCAAGTTGCCGAGAAAGACCGTGGCCACCGCCTGCTTCCAACTCATCCCGCCCTGAATCAGCCCGGCGGCCAGCATGTAGGTGAGGACGTTGACGGACATGGAAACCCACAGCGCGGCGTAGTTGTATGTCCCCCAGGTGCGACGAGCGGGCTCGACGGGCGCCAGGTCGCGGTTGTACAGCGAACTGGTCATGACGGGGGGACCGGCGGTGGATTCGGCTGCCACGGTGTCAGGAATCAGAACCGGCTCTCGAAACGGTCGAATTGACCTTCCAGATCCCACTGCAGCTTCGCCCGCGGGCTGCGTTCGAGGAAACTACGACAACCCTGCGAAATCTTGGCAGCGCGCGGGCTATCGGAGGCGCACGCCGCGACGGGGCGGAACGTGGCGGCGTCGGCCCACAGGCTGTCACCGGTCAGGAAGCTGTACTCCAGGCTGTGGCGCACCATTTTTTTCAGGTCACCATAGGTCAAACCGAAATGCTGTACGGCGCGCATGTACTCGGCCGTGGTATCGGAGCGCGCGACGCCGATGTCGTCGGTGGCCACGGCCACCGGCACGCCGAACTTCAGATAGAGCGGCAGGGGATGGGGTACACCGGGCGTACTGAGCAGCAACTCGTGGGTGGAGGGAGTGAACTCGACCAGGATCTTGCGCCGTGCCATTTCGCGCAGGAGCTCTTCTGCATCCCTCTCATGAAGGACGTCTACACCGTGGCCGATGCGTTGTGCATGGCCGGCCTGGATAGACTTCCAGATGTGGTCGCGAAGGTCCTCCGGCGGGACCAATCCCGGCGTAAGCTCTCCCGCGTGCAGCGTGATTCTGACGCCGGGATACACTCCGTGGAGGTAGTCCATCATGCGCATGTGCAGGTCGAAGTCGCGTCGCGAAACGTACTCCGCCTCGGCCATCACCAGATTCACACTCACCACCCTTGGATCCGCCGCCGCCATTTCGAAGCCGAAGACCATTTCCGCAAAGACCTGTTCGGGCGGAAAAGCGCGGTGAACCTCGAAGATGTGGCGCACGACCACTTGGCAACCTGAGTCGGCATCCGGCCTGCCGCAGCGCATCCGCTCCCGCATCGTGCCTTCTGCCGCGTCCAGTCTCCGCCGTGCCGACTCCACTCGAGCAGGAATGCCGGCGTCCAGCAGTTTCAGCCGCATGCGGGGCAGGTCGGCGTCCCAGCCGAGGCGCGCACCCAGCGCCGAAGCCTCCATGTGGTCCAGGGCGGAGATCAGCTCCAGGTACGTGATGTGTTCGGCCGCCGCGCGCGATACCACTTCCGCCAGCATGTCGCCGCGGTGGTTCCAGGTCGCCGCATCGAACTTGAGGAAAGCATGGAAAAAGTGCTGGGCCAGGGTCTCAGCCCCTGGCTGGAAATTGAGAATCGAGAAGGCATCCACCAACTGGTTGTACAGCGCGGGATCTTCGAAGGCGCTGCGGACAGGCGGCCGTTGCTGGGCATCGTCGCACGGTGGGGGTACCAGCGTGGAGGTCGCGCGGTCCACGCATAGCCCATCCTGAGCCGCGTACTCGATGTAGCTCTCCGCGTATACCGCGCCCGACAAGTGGTTGTGCAGGTCGCCGCCCTTGGGCATTTGGCGCAAGAACAGCAGCAGCCGCGTCGGCTCGCGCCGGATGGCCTCCATGTGCCGCGCGGTCCGCTGCTCCGGCGAGACGCCCCCCTGAGCGGCGGCCAGCATGGATCCGAACAGGATCAGCACTGCCAACAGGTCGGATCGGCGCACCGGCATGCCCTCCGCCGCGGTAGCGGCCCGAGGATTGTAGCCGAAGCTCCGGCAACCGTAACCCTTAACTTGTTTCCTTGACACGCTGGGTGTTCGGGACTATTATCCGCGCGATTTTCGCTCACGGTGAGCGCACCCCAGAAGATCTCCGAGGTGTTCCTATGCGCCTGAGTCGCGGCAGGTCTGCGTCCGTGGTGTTGGTTGCAGTGCTGTTGTTCGCCCTCCCCGCTGTCGCCCAAACCATCGAGAAAGGCGCCATAACTGGAAACATCTTCGACAGCACTGGCGCCGTCGTACCCAACGCCGCGGTGAAAATCACCCATGTCGGCACGGGCGAGCAACGCACTCTCACCAGCAATGCTGACGGACGCTATTCCGCGGACTCGCTGAACCCTGGCGAGTACACCGTCGAGATCGAGGCAAAAGGCTTCAGCAAGGTGGTGGTCAAGGAAGTGCGAGTCGCCGTTGGCCAGCGCTTCATCCAGGACGTCACGCTCAAGGTGGCGGCTGCTGGTGAGATGGTCGAGGTCACGGCGGACGTGGGCCCGATTGACCGTGGCGAGACCCGAATCAAGACCACCATCAACAACACCTACATCGAAGAATTGCCGATCAGCGGGCGGGATTTCCGCGACTTTGCCAACCTGGGGGCGACCGCCGATACCAGCCCCGGCTTGCGCTCGCCGGTGCGCCTGCAAGGACAGCAGGGTGAATACACCGGCCTGGTGATTGATGGCGTGGACAATCGCAACTCCTTCTTCGGCGAATGGTTCGGATCGCTCGAGACCAAGAACTTCACTGTTCCGCAGGATTCGGTGCAGGAGTTTCAGGTGCGGGACAGTGGTCTGTCGGCAGACCTAGGGCATGCCACAGGCGGAGTCATCAATGTGGTGACCAAGTCGGGCACCAACGACTGGCACGGCACGGCCCACTGGTTCGTTCAATCCAATTCCTTCTTTGCAGAGAATGCCCTCCCGGATGTGCCGCCTCCCTTCGATACCCGCAATCAGTTCGGGGGCACGCTGGGCGGACCGATCAAACACGACCGGCTGTTCATTTTTCTCGCCGGCGACTTGCAGGAGCAAGCGGGACCTCTGGGCACCTCGTTTCTGCAGGACGTGAGCGGCGTGGCGGTGCCCGAGGTGGGCGCGGGATTGTTTCTCTCGGATTTGGAGGGGGCCGCTAATCAAAGGCAGGACCTGCGGACGGGATTGCTGAAACTCGACTATCAAATCACGCGTAACATCCGGGGCACTTCACGCGTCAACTACAGCCGCAACGAAACGGACAATTTCACCGGCGGCCGGAGCCAAATCTTCGTGCCAGACGCGGTCGAGTCCAACTTCGAGAACTTTGTGAATGAAGGACCGGCGTTCCTGCAAACGATCACTTCCGTGTTGAGTCCCACGATGTTGAATGAAGTTCGCTTCGCTTATTCGCTGGAAAGGCGCGACCGGCTCAACAACGGACCGGGACCTGAAGTCAACGTCACCGGAGTGGGAACGTTCGGGCAGCGCTTCTTCCTGCCTATTACCAGCCACCACAAGCGATTTCAGGTGGTCGATAACTTCAGCAAGACCTTCGGAAAACATGACCTGAAGCTGGGCGTGGACCTGAACTCCAACGGCACCAACCAGGCATTCATCGGATTTGCCGGTGGTGTCTACAACTTCGCCAGCCTGGCGGATTTTGCCAACGCAGGCAATGCCGTTTGCGCGCAGACGCGATGCCCCACTCAGTACCGTCAACTCTTTGGCATCAACGGGTTTGGCGCCGTCGAGAGCGGTACCCTCGAAACTTTCTGGCAGCACGAGAGGTCGATTTACGTCCAGGACGACTGGAAGATTCACCCGCGGGTCACCCTGAACCTGGGCTTGCGTTGGGACGGGATCTGGAACCCCGATCCGCAGTTCCCGGTTCTTGGCGACCAGGTCGCGCTGGGCAGGCCGAGCATCGTGAATGGAGTCCTGCAGCAGGCCGTGGGTGCTCCGCCGCAGGGAATTCCGGATGACACGAATAACTTCGCTCCCCGCCTGGGTGTGGCGTGGGATGTGGCGGGCAACGGAAAGACCGTTGTGCGCGGCGGCTTCGGCATCTACTATGCGCCATCCGTGACTATCTACATGGCCTCCATTCTGAGCGGCACGGGTTTCCGGGGCGCGGACACGTTCATACCCTTCGACCCGGCGACGGGCATGGACACCTTAGGGCTGGGTTTGACCTATCCGAATACGTTGCCCTCGGACCTTGATCCCGCGGACCCAGCGGCCCAAGCCATTCTCAACATCCTTCCGGCGCCTAACATCGTGTTTGCCGACCCCGATCTGCAGAGTGTCCGGGTCATGAATTTCCAGGCAGGAATCGAACGGGAGATTGTTCCCAACCTCAGCATCTCGGGCACATACATACACAACCGGTCCGAGAACCTGCGCTCCGGAGGTTTCAACAGCTCTCCGTGGGATCGCACTCTAGATCCAACCGGCGTGACCTTCGATGCCTTTGGGCGCACGGTCGGTGGCTTCGGCGTCCCCCGTCTGACGCAATCGACGGTCGAGACCTTCCCGGGCTCCGGCGTATTCAGGCCCGTGATTAACGGCGCAAACGTGTTGGCCAGCTTCGGGCGCGGGCGCTACCACGCCTTCATTCTCCAACTCAAGAAGGCCTATAGCAAACGCTACCAGTTCCACATTAACTACACGTATTCACACAACGATGACAACGCCACCACGGACCGCGACACGGACGCATTCTTCGGACCCTCAGACCCGTTCAACCTCGACCTGGACTACGGGCGCAGCCAACTCGACATCGCCCACCAATTCCGCGCCTTTGCCTATTTCCTGCTGCCCCTGAAGATCGAGCTGAGCACAATCTTCAACGCACGCAGCGGGCGCGCGTTCCCCGCGTATCGGGGTTTCTGTCCGAACCCGGATTTCACTGACGGGTTCCAGTGCGCGAACTTCTTCCTCGACCAGATCCGGCCGGCGACTTCCGACGGCCTGCTCCCCCGCTTCCCGTTCCGCAATCACGGCTTTTTCACTTGGGACATGCGGTTCGGGCGTGCCTGGGCCTTGGGCTCTGAGAAGGTAAAGCTGCGGACCACCCTGGAACTTTTCAACCTGACCAACCGAGACAACTCCTTCTCCACCACCACCGGGTTCACAATCAATGGACTTGATTGCGGCGGTCTGTCGTCCGAATGTCTGGAAATCGGAGCAGGGAATACCGCCCGCGATAACCCAACCCTGCCTCTGAACATGCAGCTTGGGCTCAAGCTTATTTTCTAGCTTCGTCCACGCGCGGCGTTCCAGTCTTAGACCGGCTTGCCCCCCAAAGGCAGCCGGTCTATTGTTTTTGCGTTGCCATGATCGCAGATCTGCTCCTCTTCTTTGTGCTGCTGGGCCAGGCCGCTCCAGCTTCCTACCAGGTGCTTATTCAGCGTGGCCTCGCGGCTCTTGAAGCTGGCCAGCTCGAAGCGGCCGAAGCAGCATTCCAGCAGGCTCGGGATCTTCAGCCCCAAAAGGCTGCCGCCAATTACCAACTGGGAGAGGTCTATTCCCGGCGGGGCCAGACTGAGCTGGCAATCACCCACTTTCGAAGAGCCATTCAGCTCGAACCAAGTGAGCCCGAATCTTATTTGCGGTTGGCCACCCTGGAATTGCAGTTGCGCCGATTTCATGACGCCGAACAGACGCTGCATGCGTTGCTCAGGAGGCGCGCCAAGTATCCCGTCGCGTACTTCATGCTTGGTCGTGTGGCCGCCGAAACGGACGACTATGCGCTCGCGGAGAAACAGCTGCGGGAGTACGTCCGACTTCGCCCCGGGGATGCCAAGGGACTGGGAGAATTGGGAATGGTGTTGCTCAGGGCGGAGAAGACTCAGGAAGGGGAGGCACTCTCAAAGCGAGCTCTGGCCATCGATCCAAATCTAGGATTGGTTCATTACAATCTCGGCCTTTCCTACGAGCTACGGGGCGATCACAGTCGTAGCAAGTCACATCTGATCGCAGCGGTGCGACTTCTGCCTACAAATGCCGATGCTCATTATCAACTGGGAATCGTGCTCCTTCGCCTGGGCCAGTTGGAGGATGCCGAGACAACTCTGCGCAAGGCGCTCGAATTGTCGCCCGATCACTTGGAGGCGCTCTATGCGCTGGGCTCAGTGCTGAGGCAAATGGGACGCTCGCAGGAGGCGAGTGAGGTTCTGGCGGAGCATGAACGCCGCAGCGCTGCCTCCCTGGAGCAACGCCAGCGTGATCGCCGCGTGAGCGCGTATCACATGGAGGTCAGGCGACTGCTGGAGGAGAACAGTGTCGGTGATGCCGAGGAAAAGCTGGCGGAAATCCTTCGCCTCGATCCCCAGAATGATCTGGCCTACTACCGCCAGGGGCAGATCGCCTTCCTGCGTCACGACTATGTCAAGGCTCTGGAACTGGCTGGCCAGGCAACGGCACTGAAAGGATTCGAGCCGGCCTACCATCAGTTGCAGGGCATGTCTCTGGAACGCCTGGGACGCGACCAGGAGGCAGCGGCGGCCTACCGACACGTCCTGGACCTAGCGGACTACTCCGAGGCGCATGTGGCGCTGGCTGGAATCGCGACCCGGAAAGGAGAGGCCCGTCAGGCGGTGGCCCATCTCGAACGGGCGGTTGCGCTGGAGCCGAAAGATCCGGATGTGCGCCTGGCGCTGGCCGATGCCTTGGCCAGGGCCGGAGACCAGGCGGGGAGCCGTCGTCAGCGGGCCCTAGCCGAATCCCTGCGAGGTGCGGCGCCGCCGCGCTGACCGGAGGGGTTGGCGGGTGGTTGCACAATGCCTTGCCCTTCGCGCACGTGATAGCGTTTCCGCGCCGCAAGGTTCTGGAGCACATCCACGGTGCCGCTGGGCCACCGGATTTCAACCCGCTCGGCTCTCACCGCGTCGCCCATCCCGAGGTGAATGCGGTGGTCGCTGGACGACAAGTAACTACCTCCGCCATTCAGGCAACGAAACTGGGTGCGGCCGGCAACCGTGGCACGCACGCAGGCGCCGATCGGATCGCGCGGGCTCCTCACGCCTTCCAGCGACAACGTCAGCCAGGAGGCGCGGTTGCCGCCGTCGTTGCGGAGCAGTTCCGGCGACCCTCCCAGGTTGAGCACCAGCACATCGACGTCCCCGTCGTTGTCATAATCGCCGAAGGCGGCGCCGCGGCTGACCCGCGGAACCTGGAGAGAGTGTCCATGTGCGGCCGCCACCTCGCGGAGACGGCTGCCCTGGTTCTCGAAGAGCAGCTTGGGTTGGGGATAGCGACTCTCCGGGCGCATGAGCTTCACATTGTCGATTACATGGCCGTTGACGACCAGCACGTCCAGGTCGCTATCGTTGTCGTAGTCGAACAGGTCGGTTCCCCAGCCCACCAGTGGGATGCTGGGAGGCCCGAAGCCTGCGGCGTAGCTGATGTCGGCAAACGTCCCGCCCAGATTGCGGTAAAGGTTGTTGTATTCGCGGTCCAGATTGGTCTTGACCAGGTCCAGCCGTCCGTCGTCGTCATAGTCGCCCGCGGCTGTTCCCATCCCCGCTTGCGGCCGGCCGCCATCGTCGAAGGCCACGCCGGCGCGGACGCCGATCTCCTCGAAGGTGCCGTTTCCACGATTGCGGAACAGGAAACTGCGCATCGAATCGTTGGCCACGTAGAGGTCGATCCAGCCGTCCTGATCGAAGTCGGCCGCAACCACGCCCAGCCCTTTTCCTACCTCGGCTGCGATTCCGCTGGCTTCGCTCACGTCGGTGAATGTTCCGTCGCCATTGTTCCGGTAAAGAAGATTGGTCAGACCGTCATATACGTCGGGATGGCAGTAGCCGCGGATGCGACGAACCGGATCGCCGCAGATCCGGTTGCGCGAGAAATCGAAATCCACATAGCGGGCGACAAACAGGTCGAGGTCGCCATCGCGGTCATAATCCAGAAAGGTGGCGCTGGTGCTCCATTGGCCGCCGGCGACGCCTGCCCGGTCGGTCACATCTTCAAACGTTCGGTTGCCGCGGTTGTGGTAAAGAACATTCCGCCCGAAAGCGGTAACGAACAAGTCGGTGTAGCCATCGCCGTCGTAATCAGCCGCGGTGCTCCCCATGCCGTAATGGCCGTTGCCTGCTACGCCCGCTGCAGCCGTGACATCCTCAAAGGTCCCGTCGCCGCGGTTTCGATAGAGCGCGTTCCGGATCGGTGAGGAAGCGGGATAGCCGGGGACGGAGCCCCCGTTCACCAGGTAGATGTCCAACCAGCCATCGTTGTCGTAATCGAGAAAAGCCGCGCCCGATCCCATGGTTTCCAGGACATATTTTTCCGGCGATGCGCCGCTGTGGTGCCGGAATCCAAGCCCCGCGCGCAGCGCCACGTCCGTGAACTGGACCGGCGCAGCGGGCACGCGGGTCGCCTTGGGGGAAGGGTTCGGTCGTGTCTTGGGGGCTTGACCGGCTGTGGCCAGTGCCGCCAGCACGAGCGCTAGGCTGGCTGTAACGCGGAGTGGGATGACAAGAGGCTTGGGAAGAAGGCGAGGCATTTCGACGAATAGGGAAGTGATGCCGTTGAGCCCCTAGACCGTAACACAGGAGGCAGCAGACCGGAAGCTCGGCGCGCGTGCGGTTACGGGCGGACTGCGCCGTTTCTGTATAATCGCCGTTTCGATTTGGGCAACCCTCATTCCAGGAGAAGACCTTGGCACAGGCTGAGATCGGCATCGTAGGTGGCAGCGGGCTGTATTCCTTTCCGGGTCTCACGGGCGTACATGACGAGAGGCTTCTGACCCCATTCGGCGAGCCTTCCGACGCCTACGTCTTGGGCACGCTCGAAGGACGCCAGGTTGCTTTCCTGGCAAGGCATGGGCGTGGCCACCGCATCCTGCCCTCGGACATCAACTATCGAGCCAACATTTGGGGTTTCAAGATGCTGGGCGTGGAACGGCTGTTCTCGGTCTCGGCCGTGGGTTCACTCAAGGAAGAACACAAGCCGATGGATTTCGTTCTGCCCGTCCAGTTTGTGGACCGGACACACCGTCGCCTTTCCACGTTCTTCGGAGATGGATGCGTGGCGCATGTGGCGTTCGCCGACCCGGTTTGTGTCGAGTCTGCACGGGTGGTCGAGGCGGCGTGCCGCAAAGTCGGCGTTACGGGCAAGCTGGGCGGCACGTACCTGAATATGGAAGGCCCTCAGTTTTCTACCAAAGCAGAATCCCATCTTCATCGCTCCTGGGGTATGGACGTCATCGGGATGACCAACGTTCCGGAAGCCAAGCTGGCGAGGGAAGCGGAGATGTGCTACGTG from Terriglobales bacterium includes the following:
- a CDS encoding carboxypeptidase regulatory-like domain-containing protein, with product MRLSRGRSASVVLVAVLLFALPAVAQTIEKGAITGNIFDSTGAVVPNAAVKITHVGTGEQRTLTSNADGRYSADSLNPGEYTVEIEAKGFSKVVVKEVRVAVGQRFIQDVTLKVAAAGEMVEVTADVGPIDRGETRIKTTINNTYIEELPISGRDFRDFANLGATADTSPGLRSPVRLQGQQGEYTGLVIDGVDNRNSFFGEWFGSLETKNFTVPQDSVQEFQVRDSGLSADLGHATGGVINVVTKSGTNDWHGTAHWFVQSNSFFAENALPDVPPPFDTRNQFGGTLGGPIKHDRLFIFLAGDLQEQAGPLGTSFLQDVSGVAVPEVGAGLFLSDLEGAANQRQDLRTGLLKLDYQITRNIRGTSRVNYSRNETDNFTGGRSQIFVPDAVESNFENFVNEGPAFLQTITSVLSPTMLNEVRFAYSLERRDRLNNGPGPEVNVTGVGTFGQRFFLPITSHHKRFQVVDNFSKTFGKHDLKLGVDLNSNGTNQAFIGFAGGVYNFASLADFANAGNAVCAQTRCPTQYRQLFGINGFGAVESGTLETFWQHERSIYVQDDWKIHPRVTLNLGLRWDGIWNPDPQFPVLGDQVALGRPSIVNGVLQQAVGAPPQGIPDDTNNFAPRLGVAWDVAGNGKTVVRGGFGIYYAPSVTIYMASILSGTGFRGADTFIPFDPATGMDTLGLGLTYPNTLPSDLDPADPAAQAILNILPAPNIVFADPDLQSVRVMNFQAGIEREIVPNLSISGTYIHNRSENLRSGGFNSSPWDRTLDPTGVTFDAFGRTVGGFGVPRLTQSTVETFPGSGVFRPVINGANVLASFGRGRYHAFILQLKKAYSKRYQFHINYTYSHNDDNATTDRDTDAFFGPSDPFNLDLDYGRSQLDIAHQFRAFAYFLLPLKIELSTIFNARSGRAFPAYRGFCPNPDFTDGFQCANFFLDQIRPATSDGLLPRFPFRNHGFFTWDMRFGRAWALGSEKVKLRTTLELFNLTNRDNSFSTTTGFTINGLDCGGLSSECLEIGAGNTARDNPTLPLNMQLGLKLIF
- a CDS encoding tetratricopeptide repeat protein encodes the protein MLLGQAAPASYQVLIQRGLAALEAGQLEAAEAAFQQARDLQPQKAAANYQLGEVYSRRGQTELAITHFRRAIQLEPSEPESYLRLATLELQLRRFHDAEQTLHALLRRRAKYPVAYFMLGRVAAETDDYALAEKQLREYVRLRPGDAKGLGELGMVLLRAEKTQEGEALSKRALAIDPNLGLVHYNLGLSYELRGDHSRSKSHLIAAVRLLPTNADAHYQLGIVLLRLGQLEDAETTLRKALELSPDHLEALYALGSVLRQMGRSQEASEVLAEHERRSAASLEQRQRDRRVSAYHMEVRRLLEENSVGDAEEKLAEILRLDPQNDLAYYRQGQIAFLRHDYVKALELAGQATALKGFEPAYHQLQGMSLERLGRDQEAAAAYRHVLDLADYSEAHVALAGIATRKGEARQAVAHLERAVALEPKDPDVRLALADALARAGDQAGSRRQRALAESLRGAAPPR
- a CDS encoding CRTAC1 family protein; translated protein: MPAAPVQFTDVALRAGLGFRHHSGASPEKYVLETMGSGAAFLDYDNDGWLDIYLVNGGSVPGYPASSPIRNALYRNRGDGTFEDVTAAAGVAGNGHYGMGSTAADYDGDGYTDLFVTAFGRNVLYHNRGNRTFEDVTDRAGVAGGQWSTSATFLDYDRDGDLDLFVARYVDFDFSRNRICGDPVRRIRGYCHPDVYDGLTNLLYRNNGDGTFTDVSEASGIAAEVGKGLGVVAADFDQDGWIDLYVANDSMRSFLFRNRGNGTFEEIGVRAGVAFDDGGRPQAGMGTAAGDYDDDGRLDLVKTNLDREYNNLYRNLGGTFADISYAAGFGPPSIPLVGWGTDLFDYDNDSDLDVLVVNGHVIDNVKLMRPESRYPQPKLLFENQGSRLREVAAAHGHSLQVPRVSRGAAFGDYDNDGDVDVLVLNLGGSPELLRNDGGNRASWLTLSLEGVRSPRDPIGACVRATVAGRTQFRCLNGGGSYLSSSDHRIHLGMGDAVRAERVEIRWPSGTVDVLQNLAARKRYHVREGQGIVQPPANPSGQRGGAAPRRDSARAR
- the mtnP gene encoding S-methyl-5'-thioadenosine phosphorylase, with the protein product MAQAEIGIVGGSGLYSFPGLTGVHDERLLTPFGEPSDAYVLGTLEGRQVAFLARHGRGHRILPSDINYRANIWGFKMLGVERLFSVSAVGSLKEEHKPMDFVLPVQFVDRTHRRLSTFFGDGCVAHVAFADPVCVESARVVEAACRKVGVTGKLGGTYLNMEGPQFSTKAESHLHRSWGMDVIGMTNVPEAKLAREAEMCYVTVAMVTDYDCWHATHDSVTVEQIVGYLTKNTENVQRVVRETVASVPRARTCKCGSALQHAIQTDPKMIPAETRRKLGLLLDKYLGKPGA